A window from Actinomycetospora corticicola encodes these proteins:
- a CDS encoding helix-turn-helix transcriptional regulator produces the protein METWPFTEREDVLAAATRAVRDHGAVVLGGPAGVGKSRLARELVARSAGPVVGTARATASAQEIPLGALVDLLPRVTVDAAAPGVDHVRAALDALGAVPGGLIVVDDAHLLDETSATVVHQLAHGGRARLVVTLRSGEPTPDAVTALWKDAEAPRIDLAPFTREQSAVVLETVLGGPLEARTARLLHETAGGNALWLRHLVEGERAAGRLARRGPAWVWTGEVDLSPALRDLLDARIGTLNAMQRRVLELLAVAEPLGLGMLGALVGEDVVEDVAERGLVTIAPDGARYEVRLAHPLYGESVRAAMSVPRARRVRGELSRALARTGARRAGDDLRRAVLDLGSDRPLDPEELIAASVQASGLRDFGLAERLLRAAVAAGGGFAARLALAHLLDYQLRVDEADSVVDPTDAGMTDVERHQAVMLRGLSHHFQLDPPRSGPALVTRDEAAHHGGRPDPAYDGLRALFLGSAGQVRESRALAEGVLADERRPDEEVALAVFVLGLVGAVSGTGDDLRPLVQRGIEAARHGITATVIANIGYMELLDADLRGDPARAQHRLDWIRGLSGPQASSFAALYEGRIAISRGRPRRAIRALESALPSFPGHGGGWGGWSAALVAQCHGALGDGPAARAALADAETRRHPHIGIVDFEYDLARAWAAAASGRTQEAVEACRTGAARCRDTDLAAAEVLLRQTAVRLGDREQAGRLGELDRRLRTPRSGLARDHAEALAAQDPERFLQIASRLEDAGMVLEAADAAARAATVARADRRLVLAAEAEQRARTLAAGGEGARTPAVLAADAPMPLSDREREIALLAGEGLTNRQIAERLHVSVRTVESHVYRACTRLGLADRSALAAVARADRVGRTP, from the coding sequence ATGGAGACGTGGCCGTTCACGGAGCGCGAGGACGTGCTCGCCGCCGCGACGCGGGCCGTGCGCGACCACGGCGCCGTCGTCCTCGGCGGACCGGCCGGGGTGGGCAAGAGCCGGCTCGCCCGGGAACTGGTCGCGCGCAGCGCCGGACCGGTCGTCGGGACGGCGCGGGCGACGGCGTCGGCGCAGGAGATCCCGCTGGGCGCGCTGGTGGACCTCCTCCCCCGGGTCACCGTCGACGCCGCGGCACCCGGCGTCGACCACGTGCGCGCCGCCCTCGACGCCCTCGGTGCCGTGCCGGGCGGCCTGATCGTCGTGGACGACGCCCATCTGCTCGACGAGACCTCCGCGACGGTGGTCCACCAGCTGGCGCACGGTGGGCGGGCCCGCCTCGTCGTCACCCTGCGCAGCGGGGAACCGACACCGGACGCGGTGACCGCGCTGTGGAAGGACGCGGAGGCGCCGCGCATCGACCTGGCGCCGTTCACCCGGGAGCAGTCCGCCGTCGTCCTCGAGACCGTCCTCGGTGGGCCGCTCGAGGCACGCACCGCCCGCCTGCTGCACGAGACCGCCGGCGGCAACGCCCTGTGGTTGCGCCACCTCGTCGAGGGCGAGCGCGCCGCGGGACGGCTGGCCCGCCGGGGACCGGCCTGGGTCTGGACGGGCGAGGTCGACCTCTCCCCCGCGCTGCGCGACCTCCTCGACGCCCGGATCGGCACGTTGAACGCGATGCAACGGCGGGTCCTGGAGCTGCTCGCGGTGGCCGAGCCCCTCGGTCTGGGCATGCTCGGCGCGCTCGTCGGGGAGGACGTGGTCGAGGACGTCGCCGAGCGCGGGCTCGTCACGATCGCCCCCGACGGCGCTCGCTACGAGGTCCGGCTGGCCCACCCGCTCTACGGCGAGTCGGTGCGCGCCGCGATGAGCGTGCCGCGCGCCCGCCGCGTGCGCGGTGAGCTCTCCCGGGCCCTGGCCCGCACCGGCGCCCGTCGGGCGGGCGACGATCTGCGCCGCGCCGTCCTCGACCTCGGCAGCGACCGCCCGCTGGACCCCGAGGAACTGATCGCGGCCTCGGTCCAGGCCTCGGGTCTGCGCGACTTCGGCCTCGCCGAGCGGCTGCTCCGCGCGGCGGTCGCGGCCGGCGGGGGGTTCGCGGCGCGGCTCGCGCTGGCCCACCTCCTCGACTACCAGCTGCGGGTGGACGAGGCCGACTCGGTCGTCGACCCGACCGACGCCGGCATGACCGACGTCGAGCGGCACCAGGCCGTGATGCTCCGCGGCCTCTCCCACCACTTCCAGCTCGACCCTCCGCGCTCCGGGCCCGCGTTGGTCACGCGGGACGAGGCCGCCCACCACGGCGGTCGCCCTGATCCGGCCTACGACGGCCTGCGCGCCCTGTTCCTCGGTTCGGCGGGGCAGGTCCGCGAGTCCCGGGCCCTCGCCGAGGGTGTCCTGGCCGACGAGCGGCGTCCGGACGAGGAGGTCGCCCTCGCGGTCTTCGTCCTCGGCCTGGTGGGTGCGGTGAGCGGCACCGGCGACGATCTGCGGCCCTTGGTGCAGCGCGGCATCGAGGCCGCGCGGCACGGCATCACGGCGACGGTCATCGCCAACATCGGCTACATGGAGCTGCTCGACGCGGACCTGCGGGGCGACCCGGCGCGCGCCCAGCACCGCCTCGACTGGATCCGCGGCCTCTCGGGACCCCAGGCGTCGTCGTTCGCGGCGCTCTACGAGGGCCGCATCGCGATCAGCCGGGGACGGCCGCGGAGGGCGATCCGCGCGCTCGAGTCCGCCCTGCCGTCGTTCCCGGGCCACGGCGGCGGGTGGGGCGGCTGGAGCGCGGCGCTCGTCGCGCAGTGCCACGGCGCGCTCGGCGACGGCCCCGCCGCCCGGGCCGCCCTCGCGGACGCGGAGACGCGGCGCCACCCGCACATCGGGATCGTCGACTTCGAGTACGACCTCGCCCGGGCCTGGGCCGCGGCCGCCTCGGGCCGCACCCAGGAGGCCGTCGAGGCCTGCCGCACGGGGGCCGCCCGCTGCCGGGACACCGACCTCGCCGCGGCCGAGGTCCTGCTGCGCCAGACAGCCGTCCGCCTCGGGGACCGGGAGCAGGCCGGACGCCTGGGCGAGCTCGACCGACGGCTGCGCACCCCCCGGTCCGGCCTGGCCCGCGACCACGCCGAGGCCCTGGCCGCCCAGGACCCCGAGCGCTTCCTGCAGATCGCGTCCCGGCTCGAGGACGCGGGCATGGTCCTGGAGGCCGCCGACGCCGCCGCCCGGGCTGCCACCGTGGCCCGCGCGGACCGTCGGCTCGTCCTGGCCGCCGAGGCCGAGCAGCGCGCGCGGACGCTGGCGGCGGGCGGCGAGGGCGCCCGGACGCCCGCCGTACTCGCGGCCGATGCGCCGATGCCCCTGTCGGACCGCGAGCGAGAGATCGCGCTGCTCGCCGGCGAGGGCCTGACCAACCGGCAGATCGCGGAACGCCTGCACGTCTCGGTGCGCACCGTCGAGTCGCACGTCTACCGGGCCTGCACGCGGCTCGGTCTCGCGGACCGCAGTGCGCTGGCGGCCGTCGCGCGGGCGGACCGGGTCGGGCGCACACCGTGA
- a CDS encoding LuxR C-terminal-related transcriptional regulator, producing MTSTAWPFTGREEDLTRAASALTDRGAVVLVGAAGVGKSRLAFELLERLGRSRVLGVVRATASSRELPLGALLDLLPEVPTDLSGFQLAVGALGPRDGRDVLLVDDAHLLDGLSAAAVTRLVARGVRLVLTVRAGEPVPEAVTALWKDDVAVRLDVGPLDRPRTVAALAGALGGPVEPITARRLHETSGGNLLWLRHLVDGERAAGHLRTEAGTWVWSGEVALSPVLTDLVGTRLGGLTASQLRVLELLAVVEPLDLDLLESLAGADAVEEVAQRSLVSLEEVGGRWDARPAHPLYGEVIRARISVPRARRLRAELSDALGGQGAGRAGDDLRRAVLSLDNGRAPDPLLLLAAASQASGLSDLGLAERLLRAAVASGGGFDARTALAALLVYLLRADEADTVLAGAVDEASGPDEVTRAVLVRTLVAHFGASGSDAVEGGEHVLREAERRAHGPDAPEDPRYDGMRCVIAACRGEVDAAIERGSRVLAATTPPDDDVVLASWGLGYARALTGDDHPPGDLVERGLRAALRGRVMANYAGNIGFSELLDAHLRGEPDAAGRRLAWARDLPGAEGALWVALYEGRLASVFSSPRAAIPAFEGVLTMFPGHGGGWSAWLLALVAQCHGVLGDAEAARTALAAAEGRRHPQVTMMEFELDLARAWMLAAAERSTEAVAAARVAAERCRALGIGAAEVFARQSAVRLGDHEQAPRLRELDDRLGSPRSRLAAEHAEALAAQDPSRLLLVAGRLERSGMRPEAADAFAQAAAVARADRQLVAATDAERRARALAADCGGLATPALARAGGPVVLSVREREIAQLAGEGLTNRQIAGRLQISVRTVESHIYRACSRLGLSDRTDLVAVAGPRELQ from the coding sequence GTGACGTCGACGGCGTGGCCGTTCACCGGCCGGGAGGAGGACCTCACGCGGGCGGCGTCAGCGCTGACGGACCGGGGCGCGGTCGTCCTGGTGGGCGCGGCCGGCGTCGGGAAGAGCCGGCTCGCGTTCGAACTGCTCGAGCGCCTCGGCCGGAGCCGCGTGCTCGGGGTCGTGCGCGCGACCGCCTCGTCGCGGGAACTGCCGCTCGGCGCCCTGCTCGACCTGCTCCCCGAGGTGCCGACGGACCTGTCCGGCTTCCAGCTCGCGGTCGGTGCCCTCGGCCCCCGCGACGGCCGGGACGTCCTGCTCGTCGACGACGCCCACCTGCTCGACGGGCTCTCGGCGGCCGCGGTGACCCGACTGGTCGCGCGTGGGGTCCGGCTGGTCCTCACCGTGCGGGCGGGCGAGCCGGTCCCGGAGGCGGTCACCGCGCTGTGGAAGGACGACGTGGCCGTGCGGCTCGACGTCGGTCCCCTCGACCGGCCGCGCACCGTCGCCGCGCTGGCCGGGGCGCTCGGCGGCCCGGTCGAGCCGATCACAGCCCGCCGACTGCACGAGACCTCGGGCGGCAACCTGCTGTGGCTGCGCCACCTCGTCGACGGCGAGCGCGCGGCCGGACACCTGCGCACCGAGGCGGGGACCTGGGTGTGGTCCGGTGAGGTCGCGCTGTCGCCGGTGCTGACCGATCTGGTCGGGACCCGGCTGGGCGGGCTGACCGCGTCCCAGCTCCGCGTGCTGGAGCTCCTCGCCGTCGTCGAGCCGCTCGACCTCGACCTGCTCGAGTCGCTGGCCGGGGCGGACGCCGTCGAGGAGGTCGCCCAGCGGTCACTGGTGTCCCTCGAGGAGGTCGGTGGCCGGTGGGACGCCCGCCCGGCGCACCCCCTCTACGGCGAGGTGATCCGGGCCCGGATCAGTGTGCCCCGTGCTCGACGCCTGCGGGCGGAGCTCTCCGACGCCCTGGGCGGTCAGGGGGCGGGGCGCGCCGGGGACGACCTGCGGCGGGCGGTGCTGTCGCTGGACAACGGCCGTGCCCCGGACCCCCTCCTGCTCCTCGCCGCGGCGAGCCAGGCCTCCGGCCTCAGCGACCTCGGGCTGGCCGAGCGGCTCCTGCGCGCCGCGGTCGCGTCCGGCGGCGGCTTCGACGCCCGCACCGCCCTCGCGGCGCTGCTGGTGTACCTGCTGCGCGCCGACGAGGCCGACACCGTCCTGGCCGGGGCCGTCGACGAGGCCTCCGGCCCGGACGAGGTCACCCGGGCCGTGCTCGTGCGCACGCTCGTCGCGCACTTCGGCGCGTCCGGGTCGGACGCGGTCGAGGGCGGCGAACACGTGCTGCGGGAGGCCGAACGACGGGCCCACGGCCCGGACGCTCCCGAGGACCCCCGCTACGACGGCATGCGGTGCGTCATCGCCGCGTGCCGGGGGGAGGTCGACGCGGCGATCGAGCGGGGCAGCCGGGTCCTGGCCGCGACGACCCCGCCCGACGACGACGTGGTCCTCGCGAGCTGGGGCCTCGGGTACGCCCGCGCCCTCACCGGGGACGACCACCCGCCCGGCGACCTGGTCGAGCGCGGGCTGCGGGCCGCACTGCGTGGGCGGGTGATGGCGAACTATGCGGGCAACATCGGCTTCAGCGAGCTGCTCGACGCCCACCTGCGCGGCGAGCCGGACGCGGCCGGTCGACGGCTCGCGTGGGCCCGCGACCTCCCCGGCGCCGAGGGTGCGCTCTGGGTCGCGCTCTACGAGGGCCGGCTCGCGTCGGTGTTCTCCTCGCCCCGCGCGGCGATCCCCGCCTTCGAGGGCGTCCTCACGATGTTCCCGGGCCACGGCGGCGGGTGGTCGGCCTGGCTGCTCGCCCTGGTCGCGCAGTGCCACGGGGTGCTCGGGGACGCCGAGGCCGCCCGGACGGCGCTCGCGGCGGCGGAGGGGCGCCGACACCCGCAGGTCACCATGATGGAGTTCGAGCTCGATCTCGCGCGGGCCTGGATGCTCGCCGCAGCAGAGAGGTCGACGGAAGCGGTCGCGGCGGCCCGCGTCGCGGCCGAGCGGTGCCGGGCGCTCGGGATCGGGGCCGCCGAGGTGTTCGCCCGTCAGAGCGCGGTGCGCCTCGGCGACCACGAGCAGGCCCCCCGGCTCCGCGAGCTGGACGACCGGCTCGGCTCGCCCCGCTCCCGGCTGGCGGCCGAGCACGCCGAGGCGCTCGCCGCGCAGGACCCGTCCCGGCTGCTCCTGGTCGCCGGCCGGCTCGAGCGGTCCGGGATGCGCCCGGAGGCCGCCGACGCCTTCGCCCAGGCGGCTGCGGTCGCGCGCGCCGACCGTCAGCTGGTGGCCGCGACGGACGCCGAACGGCGGGCCCGGGCGCTCGCCGCCGACTGCGGGGGCCTCGCCACCCCCGCCCTCGCCCGGGCCGGCGGGCCGGTCGTGCTCTCGGTCCGCGAACGCGAGATCGCCCAGCTCGCCGGGGAGGGCCTGACGAACCGGCAGATCGCGGGCCGCCTGCAGATCTCGGTGCGCACCGTCGAGTCGCACATCTACCGCGCCTGCTCGCGGCTCGGGCTCTCCGACCGTACGGACCTCGTGGCCGTGGCCGGCCCTCGCGAGTTGCAGTAG
- the der gene encoding ribosome biogenesis GTPase Der: MTQELPADFDLPEHDSERPAQPVLAVVGRPNVGKSTLVNRIIGRREAVVQDVPGVTRDRVAYDALWNGRRFTLVDTGGWTPDAKGMQASISAQAETAMATADAILLVVDGQVGATSVDEAVARTLRRSDRPVLLCATKVDDARGLGEIAALWRLGLGEPHPVSGLHGRGSGDLLDAVLEVLPESPRDDVDLEGGPRRVALVGKPNVGKSSLLNQLTGETRAVVDATAGTTTDPVDSLVEIDGEVWQLVDTAGLRRKVHQASGMEYYASLRTKGAIEAAEVTVLLLDASEPISEQDLRVATQVVESGRALVLAMNKWDLVDDDRRDAMKRELERALVRFPWVERVNISAKTGRSVRKLAPAMRTALENWDRRIPTGQLNQWLADIVAATPPPVRGGKQPKILYATQAQSRPPTFVLFTSGFLEASYRRFLERKLRETFELKGTPIQINVRVREKRKKS, from the coding sequence GTGACGCAGGAACTGCCTGCGGATTTTGACCTGCCCGAGCACGACTCCGAGCGTCCGGCCCAGCCGGTGCTCGCGGTCGTCGGGCGTCCGAACGTCGGGAAGTCGACGTTGGTCAACCGCATCATCGGCCGCCGGGAGGCGGTCGTCCAGGACGTCCCCGGGGTCACCCGCGACCGGGTCGCCTACGACGCCCTGTGGAACGGGCGGCGCTTCACCCTGGTCGACACCGGGGGCTGGACGCCGGACGCGAAGGGCATGCAGGCCTCGATCTCGGCGCAGGCCGAGACCGCGATGGCCACCGCCGACGCGATCCTGCTCGTCGTCGACGGGCAGGTGGGCGCGACCTCGGTGGACGAGGCCGTGGCCCGCACGCTCCGCCGCTCCGACCGGCCGGTGCTGCTGTGCGCCACCAAGGTCGACGACGCGCGCGGCCTCGGGGAGATCGCGGCGCTGTGGCGCCTCGGGCTCGGTGAGCCGCACCCGGTGTCGGGTCTGCACGGCCGCGGTTCGGGCGACCTGCTCGACGCCGTGCTCGAGGTGCTCCCGGAGTCCCCGCGCGACGACGTCGACCTCGAGGGCGGCCCTCGCCGCGTCGCCCTGGTCGGCAAGCCGAACGTCGGCAAGTCCTCGCTGCTCAACCAGCTGACGGGGGAGACCCGCGCGGTCGTCGACGCCACCGCCGGCACGACGACGGACCCGGTCGACTCGCTCGTCGAGATCGACGGCGAGGTCTGGCAGCTCGTCGACACCGCGGGCCTGCGGCGCAAGGTCCACCAGGCGTCGGGCATGGAGTACTACGCCTCGCTGCGCACCAAGGGTGCGATCGAGGCGGCCGAGGTGACCGTGCTGCTGCTCGACGCCTCCGAGCCGATCAGCGAGCAGGACCTCCGCGTGGCGACGCAGGTCGTCGAGTCCGGCCGCGCGCTGGTGCTCGCGATGAACAAGTGGGACCTCGTCGACGACGACCGCCGCGACGCCATGAAGCGCGAGCTCGAGCGGGCGCTGGTGCGCTTCCCGTGGGTCGAGCGGGTCAACATCTCGGCGAAGACCGGCCGCTCGGTGCGCAAGCTGGCGCCGGCGATGCGCACGGCCCTGGAGAACTGGGACCGCCGCATCCCCACCGGCCAGCTCAACCAGTGGCTCGCCGACATCGTCGCCGCCACGCCGCCCCCGGTCCGCGGCGGGAAGCAGCCGAAGATCCTCTACGCCACCCAGGCGCAGAGCCGGCCGCCGACGTTCGTGCTGTTCACCTCGGGCTTCCTCGAGGCGAGCTACCGCCGGTTCCTGGAGCGGAAGCTGCGCGAGACCTTCGAGCTGAAGGGCACGCCGATCCAGATCAACGTGCGGGTCCGGGAGAAGCGCAAGAAGTCCTGA
- the cmk gene encoding (d)CMP kinase has protein sequence MVDVREALVVEKVLQGVVAVDGPSGTGKSTTARGLAMRLGARYLDTGAMYRAATLAVMRSGAALDATVTDADGHDEAVAVALAADLVMSTDPAEPRVRLGAEDVAAEIRGADVTRNVSAISALTEVRRHLVDEQRRIVTEALDDGYGIVVEGRDIGTVVAPDADLKIYLVASDTVRAGRRSAEDTSAGRATDAAATGADLARRDRLDSSRAASPLRAAEDAVEVDTSLLDVEGVLDRLEELAAERGMLVSALVQTSADGR, from the coding sequence GTGGTCGACGTTCGGGAGGCGCTGGTCGTGGAGAAGGTCCTGCAGGGAGTCGTGGCGGTCGACGGACCGTCGGGCACCGGCAAGTCGACGACCGCCCGCGGCCTGGCGATGCGCCTCGGCGCCCGTTACCTCGACACCGGCGCGATGTACCGGGCGGCCACCCTCGCGGTGATGCGCTCCGGTGCCGCGCTCGACGCGACGGTCACCGACGCCGACGGCCACGACGAGGCCGTCGCGGTGGCGCTCGCGGCCGACCTCGTGATGTCCACCGACCCGGCCGAGCCGCGCGTGCGGCTGGGCGCCGAGGACGTCGCCGCGGAGATCCGCGGGGCCGACGTCACCCGGAACGTCTCGGCGATCTCGGCGCTGACCGAGGTGCGCCGCCACCTGGTCGACGAGCAGCGGCGGATCGTCACCGAGGCGCTCGACGACGGGTACGGGATCGTCGTCGAGGGTCGGGACATCGGCACCGTGGTGGCGCCGGACGCCGACCTGAAGATCTATCTCGTGGCGTCGGACACCGTCCGCGCCGGGCGCCGCAGCGCCGAGGACACGTCCGCCGGGCGGGCCACCGACGCCGCGGCGACGGGCGCCGACCTCGCGCGCCGCGACCGCCTCGACTCCTCCCGGGCCGCCTCCCCGCTGCGCGCCGCGGAGGACGCCGTGGAGGTGGACACCTCGCTGCTCGACGTCGAGGGCGTCCTGGACCGACTCGAAGAACTCGCCGCCGAGCGCGGCATGCTGGTCTCCGCGCTGGTGCAGACCAGCGCCGACGGAAGGTAA
- a CDS encoding pseudouridine synthase, whose protein sequence is MTEGEQGVRLQKVLSEAGVASRRQAEILMRQGRVEVDGKVVTEMGRRVDPEVNVIHVDGSRIVTDVETVHLALNKPEGMLSTMWDGEGRRCVGDVVLEKAGSTKGLFHVGRLDAATEGLLLLTNDGELANRLMHPSYEVPKTYLAEIRTPIAKDLGKRLREGVELDDGPAAVDSFKVIDRSGARVMVEVVLHEGRNRIVRRIFEAVDKPVERLVRTAVGDVRLGDQRPGTLRKLGRDEVGALYHAVGL, encoded by the coding sequence GTGACCGAGGGTGAGCAGGGAGTCCGCCTGCAGAAGGTGCTCAGCGAGGCCGGCGTGGCCTCGCGGCGGCAGGCCGAGATCCTGATGCGCCAGGGTCGGGTGGAGGTCGACGGCAAGGTCGTCACGGAGATGGGGCGCCGGGTCGACCCCGAGGTCAACGTCATCCACGTCGACGGCAGCCGCATCGTCACCGACGTCGAGACCGTGCACCTCGCGCTGAACAAGCCCGAGGGGATGCTCTCGACGATGTGGGACGGCGAGGGGCGCCGGTGTGTCGGCGACGTCGTCCTGGAGAAGGCGGGGTCGACCAAGGGCCTCTTCCACGTCGGTCGCCTCGACGCGGCCACCGAGGGCCTGCTGCTGCTCACCAACGACGGCGAGCTGGCCAACCGGCTGATGCACCCGTCGTACGAGGTGCCCAAGACCTATCTCGCCGAGATCCGCACCCCCATCGCGAAGGACCTCGGCAAGCGGCTGCGGGAGGGCGTCGAGCTCGACGACGGGCCGGCCGCGGTCGACAGCTTCAAGGTGATCGACCGGTCGGGCGCCCGGGTGATGGTCGAGGTGGTCCTGCACGAGGGGCGCAACCGGATCGTGCGCCGCATCTTCGAGGCCGTCGACAAGCCCGTCGAGCGCCTGGTGCGCACCGCGGTGGGCGACGTGCGCCTCGGTGACCAGCGGCCGGGCACGCTGCGCAAGCTCGGGCGCGACGAGGTGGGAGCGTTGTACCACGCGGTGGGCCTCTAG
- a CDS encoding YbfB/YjiJ family MFS transporter — MSTPTVAARPRPGPAVAAGAAAFAAAMGVGRFVFTPIVPVMRAGTGLTTAEVGLLASANYLGYLVGCVLAVAPLVRRRRGAFLTAGLVLTVVTLAVMPLSADFGVWAVARGVSGIASAFAFVTAADLVLTLLRRQDRDDLAGWVFGGVGAGIALSGLVTPVAAAVGGWTATWWTAAVLALALGLLAVRLARLPAVEDEGVADGPPPRTALLVALGVAYFLEGAGYIITGTFLVDVATDIGPSWVAAGSWTIAGLAGVPSCVLWARVAARHGRGPTLLAALAVQAVGLALPAVVASPVAVVVSAVVFGGTFIGIVMLTLPLARTLAGRGAGPVVAGFSALYGVGQVVGPVLVAVVSGDDARPALALGGALVVAATVVAVAPARFGTRTGSLPG, encoded by the coding sequence GTGTCGACGCCGACCGTCGCGGCCCGCCCGCGCCCGGGTCCCGCCGTCGCCGCGGGGGCCGCGGCGTTCGCCGCCGCGATGGGCGTCGGGCGCTTCGTCTTCACCCCGATCGTGCCCGTCATGCGGGCCGGGACCGGCCTGACCACCGCCGAGGTGGGCCTGCTCGCCTCCGCCAACTACCTCGGCTACCTCGTGGGCTGCGTGCTGGCGGTCGCCCCGCTCGTCCGCCGCCGGCGCGGGGCCTTCCTGACGGCGGGTCTGGTCCTGACCGTGGTGACCCTCGCCGTCATGCCGCTGTCCGCGGACTTCGGCGTGTGGGCCGTGGCCCGGGGCGTCTCCGGGATCGCGAGCGCGTTCGCCTTCGTCACGGCGGCCGACCTGGTGCTGACCCTGCTGCGCCGCCAGGACCGGGACGACCTCGCGGGCTGGGTGTTCGGCGGCGTCGGCGCGGGGATCGCCCTGTCCGGCCTGGTCACGCCGGTCGCGGCCGCCGTCGGGGGGTGGACCGCCACGTGGTGGACCGCCGCGGTCCTCGCGCTCGCCCTCGGGCTGCTCGCCGTCCGGCTGGCCCGTCTCCCGGCGGTCGAGGACGAGGGGGTCGCGGACGGCCCGCCACCCCGCACGGCGCTCCTGGTGGCGCTCGGCGTCGCCTACTTCCTCGAGGGCGCGGGCTACATCATCACCGGCACGTTCCTCGTCGACGTGGCCACCGACATCGGTCCGTCCTGGGTCGCGGCCGGGAGCTGGACCATCGCCGGGCTCGCGGGCGTGCCGTCGTGCGTGCTGTGGGCCCGGGTCGCCGCCCGCCACGGCCGCGGCCCGACGCTGCTCGCCGCCCTCGCCGTGCAGGCCGTGGGGCTGGCACTGCCGGCGGTCGTGGCGTCACCGGTCGCGGTGGTGGTCTCGGCGGTCGTGTTCGGCGGGACCTTCATCGGCATCGTCATGCTCACCCTGCCGCTGGCCCGGACGCTCGCGGGCCGCGGCGCGGGACCCGTCGTCGCCGGATTCTCCGCGCTGTACGGCGTGGGCCAGGTGGTCGGCCCGGTCCTCGTGGCCGTCGTCAGCGGCGACGACGCGCGGCCCGCCCTCGCGCTCGGCGGGGCGCTCGTCGTGGCCGCGACCGTGGTGGCGGTCGCGCCCGCCCGGTTCGGCACCCGTACCGGATCGCTTCCGGGCTGA
- a CDS encoding SDR family NAD(P)-dependent oxidoreductase, translating into MPSVIVVGVGPGIGTSVARRFAREGFTVGLIARREETVAAAAEAVGGTTWTRTADATDEKALRAALRAFVDEHGTPDVVVYNAAIIRTDEPGELDQQTMLDTYAVNVVGAITTAGELLPEMTGTFVVTSGMVRPDPALTSLSLGKVGVRGLVELLNAWRPEVHTASVTVGGPVEPGGPWDPDEIAEHYWELHTGAVTDREVRHGC; encoded by the coding sequence GTGCCCAGCGTGATCGTCGTCGGAGTCGGACCGGGCATCGGGACGTCCGTGGCGAGGCGGTTCGCCCGGGAGGGGTTCACGGTCGGCCTGATCGCCCGACGGGAGGAGACCGTCGCGGCCGCGGCGGAGGCCGTCGGTGGCACCACCTGGACCCGGACCGCCGACGCCACCGACGAGAAGGCGCTGCGTGCGGCGCTGCGGGCCTTCGTCGACGAGCACGGCACACCCGACGTCGTGGTCTACAACGCCGCGATCATCCGCACCGACGAGCCCGGCGAGCTCGACCAGCAGACGATGCTCGACACCTACGCGGTCAACGTCGTCGGGGCGATCACGACGGCGGGGGAGCTGCTGCCGGAGATGACCGGCACGTTCGTCGTCACCTCCGGCATGGTCCGCCCGGACCCGGCGCTGACGAGCCTCTCGCTGGGCAAGGTCGGCGTCCGCGGGCTGGTCGAGCTGCTCAACGCCTGGCGCCCCGAGGTGCACACGGCGTCGGTGACGGTCGGGGGTCCGGTCGAGCCCGGCGGGCCGTGGGATCCCGACGAGATCGCCGAGCACTACTGGGAGCTGCACACCGGGGCGGTCACCGACCGGGAGGTCCGGCACGGCTGTTGA
- the scpB gene encoding SMC-Scp complex subunit ScpB — MSLPDDGSLPGLGTDGELDAALEAVLMVVDAPVPASQLAEVLEQPLARVTTALERLAASYRDHGFELRRTDEGWRYASRARFAPYVERFVLDGQRARLTRAALETLAVVAYRQPVTRARVSAVRGVNVDGVMRTLTARGLIVEAGVDGATGGTLYRTTELFLERLGLGSLDELPPIAPLLPEVDDIDEL, encoded by the coding sequence ATGAGCCTTCCCGACGACGGGTCGCTGCCCGGCCTGGGGACGGACGGCGAGCTCGACGCCGCGCTCGAGGCCGTGCTCATGGTCGTCGACGCCCCGGTGCCCGCGAGCCAGCTCGCCGAGGTGCTCGAGCAGCCCCTCGCCCGGGTCACCACCGCGCTGGAGCGGCTCGCCGCCTCGTACCGCGACCACGGCTTCGAGCTCCGGCGCACCGACGAGGGCTGGCGCTACGCCTCCCGCGCCCGCTTCGCGCCGTACGTGGAGCGCTTCGTCCTCGACGGCCAGCGCGCCCGGCTGACCCGTGCGGCCCTCGAGACGCTCGCCGTCGTCGCCTACCGCCAGCCCGTCACCCGCGCCCGGGTGTCCGCGGTGCGCGGGGTGAACGTCGACGGCGTGATGCGCACGCTGACCGCGCGCGGCCTGATCGTCGAGGCGGGTGTGGACGGCGCCACCGGGGGAACGCTGTACCGGACCACGGAGCTGTTCCTGGAGCGCCTCGGCCTCGGGTCGCTCGACGAGCTGCCCCCGATCGCCCCGCTGCTGCCCGAGGTCGACGACATCGACGAGCTGTGA